Proteins encoded together in one Osmia lignaria lignaria isolate PbOS001 chromosome 4, iyOsmLign1, whole genome shotgun sequence window:
- the atos gene encoding atos homolog atossa isoform X3, which produces MEEVPILTCPLHPIKEKDEEGVARALTPTKAIPVPGAAQNPEGLVLPALVDDRLQTPCNKPGKHHCPCEEEDVPPPSPVIPRQNRERKRRRSLPCGPTDANSCVTVQPMPSVREAVAQESKENQSSSYPKCSSEISNNRGVKSGQSQCSKFEDNCSSIKNRNNLNSDNLERCFKAQLNIDEREGNMEKRYKRTIEDPKLKSGLNCKEKQCNLEKKEVQGAGNKKIKDTEAKSTEKNGLFENLIPFNSSLPWSFVESWNNSNANGKCAFQSLRGTKEGYFNDPERICKPPVSKDSSLVINPFRQPSPFHESNPGPSTNNRLKQDSACMVHQSCGKSSNKSNHPDSVSPGQKATESNLDGVANNKGRAGKDLSQLISKLSFPEDKDKSKEEGGFLDWFSKVPGRVLGVAPSNGYAENKVKATNLKSQEQQGNEVRFKNCNLELSQQEFDEVLAVLRARTPSGRKRTSVRTVRRRDRSEKSLEDGSEKSTVKYTNLENSECSTNNMVNRTKSCEGCSHKLCRKNDQQALQKTNFTEIYGNKNIYNPSQKREKLEGNGSSDDLQAIKCNNSEKRTNDTIDCLQNVSNKADILLGAILRTSKDRRNPSEVTNGTKPRSVLPTQVNESGKSDRNNLGCEKTCQEQKIVSLEDEKSLPMALNKRFNRFRQLFKKEQEKKVSSNAEGNSHETIQQLGQRSFSYNNVQPSLHDPKNLRDSKARRRIDFSNFVEETEKRDALPDPSDLSTNGAHQNSKTYSTNYKDELCCYHELETSKWPNRLHSTNDVNDGTVQREEDDEATILSKLRKDTVPNLGKNNSYLSSKLRNGVHGKDNAIIDEEETLDKAVPTAIEQERFRRSLENAASMVFHSRTGLPLTSSPAPLRRGSCCFDYDSSLNSVSSKRSALFELNTPPSPGAVSLEETDRETENAGEGEETPKRRSSSRSRPQSHALLGSFEESALNGRLEPVSTVHGFTAELGASGSFCPKHRKLPVTVFFYTLGDNDKVSTPYLAHINLGKKGYQVPRSGTIQVTLLNPLGTVVKMFVVLYDLSDMPPRSHTFLRQRTLRDKTLRYLVHLRFMSGKSGRIYLHTDIRMIICRKSDVDTASDFGSEPPKELRSYIHGPTNPKFSPRC; this is translated from the exons ATGGAGGAGGTACCGATTCTCACCTGTCCGCTGCACCCGATCAAAGAGAAAGACGAGGAGGGCGTCGCGAGGGCTTTAACACCTACCAAGGCTATCCCGGTTCCCGGTGCTGCGCAAAATCCCGAAGGCCTCGTTTTGCCTG CTTTAGTGGACGACAGGCTGCAGACGCCTTGCAACAAACCAGGAAAGCATCACTGTCCCTGCGAAGAAGAGGATGTTCCACCGCCATCGCCCGTGATCCCGCGACAGAATCGCGAGAGGAAACGTCGTCGATCGCTGCCATGTGGTCCCACGGACGCGAACAGCTGCGTGACGGTTCAACCGATGCCATCCGTGCGGGAAGCGGTCGCTCAAGAATCGAAGGAGAATCAGAGTTCAAGTTATCCGAAATGTTCGTCCGAGATTTCCAACAATCGTGGCGTGAAATCTGGCCAAAGTCAGTGTAGCAAGTTCGAGGATAACTGCAGCAGCATCAAGAATCGAAACAATTTGAACTCTGACAACTTGGAACGGTGCTTCAAGGCTCAGCTGAACATCGACGAGCGTGAAGGTAACATGGAGAAGCGTTACAAACGGACGATCGAGGATCCGAAGTTGAAGTCCGGATTGAATTGCAAAGAAAAACAGTGCAACTTGGAGAAGAAGGAGGTGCAGGGAGCTGGTAACAAGAAAATCAAAGATACAGAAGCTAAATCAACAGAGAAGAACGGTCTGTTCGAGAATCTGATACCGTTCAATTCCTCACTGCCTTGGTCTTTCGTAGAATCTTGGAACAACAGCAACGCGAACGGAAAGTGTGCTTTCCAGAGCTTGCGTGGAACTAAGGAGGGTTACTTCAACGACCCTGAAAGAATCTGCAAACCTCCGGTCTCTAAGGACTCGAGCCTCGTGATAAATCCTTTCAGACAACCTAGTCCCTTTCACGAATCAAATCCAGGCCCCTCGACGAATAATCGGCTGAAGCAAGATTCCGCTTGCATGGTGCATCAGAGCTGCGGCAAATCGTCGAACAAGTCTAATCATCCGGATTCGGTGTCACCTGGACAGAAAGCCACAGAGTCGAATCTCGACGGCGTCGCGAACAACAAAGGACGAGCCGGGAAAGATCTGAGCCAATTGATATCGAAGTTGTCCTTCCCCGAAGACAAAGACAAGTCGAAGGAGGAAGGAGGCTTCTTGGATTGGTTCAGCAAGGTTCCTGGAAGAGTGCTGGGCGTCGCGCCGAGCAACGGTTACGCGGAGAACAAGGTGAAAGCGACGAACCTGAAGAGTCAAGAGCAGCAGGGGAACGAAGTGAGATTCAAGAATTGCAACCTGGAGTTGAGCCAGCAGGAGTTCGACGAGGTGTTGGCCGTTCTGAGAGCGAGGACACCGTCCGGTCGCAAGAGGACCAGCGTCAGGACCGTGAGGAGACGGGACAGGTCGGAGAAGTCGCTCGAGGACGGGTCGGAAAAGTCGACGGTGAAATATACGAACTTGGAGAACAGCGAATGCTCGACGAACAACATGGTGAATCGTACAAAATCCTGCGAGGGATGTAGCCACAAGCTTTGCAGGAAGAACGACCAACAAGCTTTACAGAAGACCAATTTCACCGAGATCTATGGCAATAAGAATATCTACAATCCGTCGCAGAAGCGCGAGAAGCTCGAGGGGAACGGATCGAGCGACGATCTGCAGGCGATCAAATGCAATAATTCggagaaacgaacgaacgacaCGATCGACTGTTTGCAAAATGTCTCGAACAAAGCGGACATATTATTGGGAGCAATCTTGCGAACTAGCAAGGATCGAAGGAACCCCTCGGAGGTTACCAATGGGACCAAACCCAGGTCCGTGTTGCCAACACAAGTGAACGAATCGGGGAAGAGTGATCGTAACAATTTGGGCTGCGAGAAGACGTGTCAAGAGCAGAAAATCGTGTCGTTGGAGGACGAGAAGTCTTTACCAATGGCATTGAACAAGAGATTCAATCGATTCCGGCAGCTATTCAAGAAGGAACAAGAGAAGAAGGTGTCCTCGAACGCGGAGGGCAATTCGCACGAAACGATTCAACAGTTAGGTCAACGTTCGTTCTCCTACAACAACGTCCAGCCAAGCCTGCACGATCCAAAGAATCTGAGGGACAGCAAAGCGAGACGCCGTATAGATTTCTCGAATTTCGTGGAGGAAACGGAGAAACGTGACGCGTTGCCGGATCCCTCGGACCTTAGTACAAATGGCGCACATCAAAACTCAAAAACCTATAGTACAAATTACAAGGACGAACTCTGCTGTTACCACGAGCTTGAGACGTCGAAATGGCCCAACAGGCTGCACAGTACAAACGATGTAAACGACGGTACGGTCCAGCGTGAAGAAGACGACGAGGCTACCATTTTGTCGAAGCTGCGCAAGGACACCGTTCCGAATCTAGGGAAGAATAACAGTTATTTATCTTCCAAGCTACGAAACGGTGTTCATGGAAAAGACAACGCGATCATCGACGAGGAGGAGACTCTCGATAAAGCGGTACCAACAGCCATCGAGCAAGAAAGATTTCGACGCTCGTTGGAGAACGCAGCTTCTATGGTGTTCCATAGTAGGACCGGTTTGCCATTGACTTCTAGCCCAGCACCGTTGAGAAGAGGCAGCTGTTGCTTCGATTATGATAGCAGTCTGAATTCAGTCTCCTCAAAAAGAAG TGCACTGTTCGAATTAAATACCCCGCCAAGTCCAGGTGCCGTATCGCTAGAAGAAACCGATAGAGAGACCGAGAACGCTGGGGAAGGCGAGGAGACACCTAAAAGACGCTCGTCTTCTCGTAGTAGACCGCAGAGTCACGCTCTTTTAGGCAGCTTTGAGGAATCAGCTTTAAATGGTAGACTCGAGCCTGTGTCCACAGTTCATGGTTTCACGGCAGAGCTCGGGGCAAGTGGTTCCTTTTGTCCAAAACATCGAAAGCTTCCAGTCACTGTGTTCTTCTACACCCTTGGTGACAATGATAAAGTTTCTACACCCTATCTC GCACATATTAATTTGGGCAAAAAGGGCTACCAAGTACCAAGAAGCGGTACTATACAAGTAACGCTTCTCAATCCTTTGGGTACAGTCGTTAAGATGTTTGTAGTACTATACGATCTTTCTGATATGCCGCCACGATCTCATACTTTTTTACGTCAGAGAACACTGCGGGATAAAACACTACGCTACCTCGTACATCTTAG ATTTATGTCTGGTAAATCAGGTCGGATCTATTTGCACACGGACATCCGTATGATAATTTGTCGCAAGTCTGACGTCGATACGGCGTCAGATTTCGGGTCAGAGCCACCAAAGGAACTCCGCAGCTACATCCACGGCCCTACCAACCCGAAATTCTCGCCAAGGTGCTGA